Proteins encoded in a region of the Methylobacterium radiotolerans JCM 2831 genome:
- a CDS encoding CYTH domain-containing protein, producing MAVEIERKFIANPSVLALCRAGTPLVQGYLFTDAANTIRIRRAGERALITWKSPRRGASRDEIEFAIAPEDGAALLATVPPDRRLEKTRYRVAHAGAMWDVDVFGGELAGLILAEIELEREDQPVVLPPWVEREVTDDARYRNSRLAAGPRPERQAA from the coding sequence ATGGCTGTCGAGATCGAGCGCAAGTTCATCGCGAACCCGTCGGTTCTGGCGCTGTGCCGGGCGGGGACGCCCCTGGTTCAGGGCTATCTCTTCACCGACGCGGCCAACACGATCCGGATCCGCCGCGCCGGTGAGCGCGCGCTCATCACGTGGAAGAGCCCGCGCCGCGGCGCCAGCCGGGACGAGATCGAGTTCGCCATCGCGCCGGAGGACGGCGCGGCGCTCCTCGCTACGGTGCCGCCGGACCGGCGGCTCGAGAAGACCCGCTACCGGGTCGCGCATGCCGGGGCGATGTGGGACGTCGACGTGTTCGGCGGGGAACTCGCGGGCCTGATCCTGGCCGAGATCGAACTGGAGCGCGAGGACCAGCCGGTGGTGCTCCCCCCGTGGGTCGAGCGCGAGGTCACCGACGACGCGCGCTACCGCAACTCGCGGCTGGCCGCCGGACCGAGGCCGGAGCGGCAGGCAGCCTAG
- a CDS encoding NUDIX hydrolase produces MKKLLRKAQVKPLKQVAALPFRVGADGRIEVLLITSRDTGRWIIPKGWPMAGRKAHQAAEREAYEEAGLEGQIAANPVGRYHYQKRFDHGRAFPCMVRVYPLRVEAQHERWPEQAQRTLRWFPPEEAARLVHEDELQELLTDFATRPVEIRGERG; encoded by the coding sequence TTGAAGAAGCTGCTCCGGAAGGCGCAGGTCAAACCGCTCAAGCAGGTGGCGGCCCTGCCGTTTCGCGTCGGCGCGGACGGACGGATCGAGGTTCTGCTGATCACCTCGCGGGACACGGGGCGCTGGATCATCCCGAAGGGCTGGCCGATGGCTGGCCGCAAGGCCCATCAGGCCGCCGAGCGGGAGGCCTACGAGGAGGCGGGGCTCGAGGGGCAGATCGCCGCCAACCCGGTCGGCCGGTATCACTACCAGAAGCGCTTCGATCACGGCCGCGCCTTCCCCTGCATGGTGCGCGTCTACCCGCTTCGGGTCGAGGCCCAGCACGAGCGCTGGCCGGAACAGGCCCAGCGCACGCTGCGATGGTTCCCGCCCGAGGAGGCGGCGCGCCTCGTCCACGAGGACGAGCTCCAAGAACTCCTGACGGATTTCGCGACGCGGCCGGTCGAGATTCGCGGCGAGCGCGGCTGA